The following DNA comes from Deltaproteobacteria bacterium.
TATGATCAGGACTCGGTTCTTTCCCATGTTATCTCCTTGAGGGTATCATAAGGAAGAAACTCATCCCTTTTGGATTCTTCAAGGAGGCATTGACCATCCCTCCGTGGGCTTCTACTATCTTCTTCACATTGGTAAGTCCAATACCGGTTCCCCTTTTCTTTTTGCTGAAGAAGGGGTCGAATATATACGGAAGGTCTTTTTGTTGTACCCCAGGTCCATTGTCGCATATCTCGACCGTTATCATGCGCCCATTTTTCTTTTCCTCCCGTGTTACGATCTCGATCTTCCCTTGATCGTGTAGGGACTCGATGGAGTTGAGGAGTACGTTGATGAGGGCTTGTTCCATCTTTTCCGAGTCCATCAGGACAGGGCTGATTTTCTTTGAGAGTCTTCTCTTTACCGAGATCCCTTTTTCTTTTATCTTTTCCTCCATCACTTCAAGGCTGGAATCCACAACGTCGTTTATTGAAACGTTCTGAAGGTCAAGACCAAGAGGTTTTGCAAAATCAAGCATTTGTTCGAGGATTCTCTCCAATCGGGGTATCTCCTGGGCTATTATCTCCATCCGCCTCTTGTCGTTTCCGTCTAGGTGCAGTTTCTTGACTAGGACCTGGATGTTCATCTTCACGGAGGAGAGGGGGTTTCTGATTTCATGGGCCAGCGAGGTAGTGAGCTGTCCGATGTGAGCGAGGCGTTCCGACTCACGTACACGCCTCTCCATCTCCATCCGCTCCGTGATGTCCCTGCAAATGCCGGCTGCAGCCCTTTTACCCTGATAGAGGACGAGCTTCACCTTGTTCTCGGTGTAGAGACTGCGGCCATCCTTAAGGAGTCGTAAGTATATATAGAGGTCCGGCGATTCGCCCTTTGCTATTCTATCCTCGTAGATCCTCTTTACTTTGGCCAGAGATTCCGGTGCTACAAAATCTTTGTATGGCCTGCCAATTACCTCTGGGAGAGTATAGCCGTGCATCTCACAGTAGGTTCGGTTGGCAAAAACTATCTTCCCCTGCTGATTGACGAAATAGCCGTCGTTTATCTCCTCTACCAAGACACGGTATTTCGCTTCAGATTCGGCAAGCTCTTTTGTCCTTTTCTCTACTTCCCTCTCCAGGTCCTGGGCATAATCCCGTATCTCCTTCTCCTGCAGCGACTGAAAATAATCACTGAACTTATAAATGGTATAGGTCAGACAGACGTTGACCTTCTGGAGGGTATGGAGCAGAGGAGGTCCTTTCAACTCCCTTACGAGGATGGGGAGGACTATTGTTCTATAGAGTTCAAAGGCCCTTTGGACATCCGAAAGTGGGAAGCCGGCCTCAAGTCGCATCCTGGTGATCTTCTTGATGAAGGCATCTATTTTAGAGAAATCGTTATGAACTAGGACGGCAAAGTTGGCATCGGCTGCTTCCGATGTGGTGATGAAGAGCTCTTCCAGAGGTCGCTTACGGTAGTGCTGACTTACCTCTGTGTGGAGCCGATGGGCCCATTGCTGGATGATCTCCTCG
Coding sequences within:
- a CDS encoding PAS domain S-box protein; the encoded protein is MTLANIFTKYREEIIQQWAHRLHTEVSQHYRKRPLEELFITTSEAADANFAVLVHNDFSKIDAFIKKITRMRLEAGFPLSDVQRAFELYRTIVLPILVRELKGPPLLHTLQKVNVCLTYTIYKFSDYFQSLQEKEIRDYAQDLEREVEKRTKELAESEAKYRVLVEEINDGYFVNQQGKIVFANRTYCEMHGYTLPEVIGRPYKDFVAPESLAKVKRIYEDRIAKGESPDLYIYLRLLKDGRSLYTENKVKLVLYQGKRAAAGICRDITERMEMERRVRESERLAHIGQLTTSLAHEIRNPLSSVKMNIQVLVKKLHLDGNDKRRMEIIAQEIPRLERILEQMLDFAKPLGLDLQNVSINDVVDSSLEVMEEKIKEKGISVKRRLSKKISPVLMDSEKMEQALINVLLNSIESLHDQGKIEIVTREEKKNGRMITVEICDNGPGVQQKDLPYIFDPFFSKKKRGTGIGLTNVKKIVEAHGGMVNASLKNPKGMSFFLMIPSRR